The Phaeacidiphilus oryzae TH49 region CCAGGGATACCTGAAAGTCCTCGTCCCCGGTTCCGGCTACTACCCGGCGAGCCTGCAGGAGGCGATCGGACACTTCCTACAGGGCGCGACCACGCCTGGCCTGCTCGGCAGCGGGGCCGGGTTCTTCAAAACGCTGGCGCTGATCAAACAGCGGGCGGGCGTCGTGATCACCTCGACCTCGCTCGTCGACGGCTCGGGCACGCCCCGCAACAACGGCTGCGCACGGTCCGATCTGAAGGTGGACATCCTGGCGCTGCCGGCGGACCCGGTGATCTACTCCTGGTCCTCGGTCCGCTGGATCGCGAACATCGCCGTGCGCGACGGGTTCACCCGGCTCAGCGGAGAGAGCGCCGGCGCGCAGGTGGCCGACTACTACCCCGGCGTCATGGACGACGCGGCCCGCCAGATGTCCAGCTGCGGACTCCGGGGACTGATGTGGGCCTTCGACGAGAGCCTCTACGACGGTACGCCGGGCTCATCCCTCGCGGACTACGCCTCGGTCGTCCGCCGTTACCGGCAGGCGCCAGTCGACGGGTTGGGCGCCCTGGCGGGCCAGTAGGTCGTTCGTTCGGGTGAAGGGCCGGGAGCCGAAGAAACCACGATCGGCGGACATCGGGCTGGGGTGGGCCGACTCGATCGCCGGATAGTCCGCGAGGAGGGGGCGGAGGTTGCGGGCGTCGCGACCCCACAGGACGGCGACCAGCGGAGTGCCGCGCGCGGCCAGCGCCCGGATGGCCTGCTCCGTGACCTCCTCCCAGCCCTTGCCGCGGTGGGCGGCCGGCTTGCGGGGGGCGGTGGTCAGGGCCCTGTTGAGGAGGAGCACGCCCTGCTTGGTCCACGGCGTGAGGTCGCCGTTGAGCGGCGCGGGGTAGCCCAGGTCGCGCTGGTACTCGGTGTAGATGTTCACCAGGCTCGGCGGCAGCGGCCGCACCTCGGGGGCCACCGAGAAGCTCAGCCCGACGGCGTGCCCCGGGGTGGGGTAGGGGTCCTGACCGACGATCAGCACCCGTACCTCGTCGAAGGGCTGCTGGAAGGCCCGCAGGACGTTCTGCCCGCTGGGCAGGTAGGTGCGGCCGGCGGCGATCTCCGCCCGCAGGAAGTCGCCCATCAGGGTGATCCTCCCGGCGACGGGGGCCAGCGCCCGCGCCCAGCCGGCCTCCACGATCTCGTTCAGCGGTCGTCCTGCCATGGCGCTTGAGCCTACCGTCACCCCAACGGCCGTATCCGACCCACCCGGGTTCCGGTCGGTTCCACCGGCCCGGCCGGTCCGCCGCGGCCCCCCTCCCCCGCCGTTCGAGACGGCGTTCGGTGAGACTGTTCCCATGACCGCGACGCCCCCGCCCGGTCCGGGCGGGCCCCCGGAGCCCGTACCCGGTACCGACGCCGGCACCGGTACCGGCACAGGCGCGGGCGCCGGCCTGGGCCCTCGCCCTGGCCCAGGCCCCCGCCCAGGTGCCACCGCACGCGGCGCGACCGCCGCCGCCAGCGCCCCCGGCGCGCCTCTCCGCACCCGCGCGCCGTTCGGCGTCCGCGCCGCCCGGGCGCTACGGTCCGCCCGCCGCTATGTCAGGCGCGCCCCGGGCACCTTCCTCTGGCTGGCCATCCTGGCAGTGACCACCGCGATCATGCACAGCATGGCGCCGGACGCGCTGGAGGACTTCCTGCGCCAGCGGTCCACCAACCTCCACCAGCTGGAGACGGACCCGGTCCGGGTGCTCTTCGTCTCCGCGCTCTGGATCGCCGGACGCATCTGGCTGCCGTACTTCTTCCTCTACAACCTCTTCCATGTGCCGGCCGAGCGCTGGCTCGGCACCGCCCGCTGGCTGGCCGTCGCGGTGATCGCCCACGTCGGCGCCACCTACGCCAGCCAGGGCGTCCTCTACTGGGCGATCCAGCACGGCCACGCCCCGGCCTCCGCCGCCAACACCCTGGACGTGGGCGTCAGTTACGCGCTGGCCGGCGTCCAGGGCGTGCTGGTCTACCTGATCGTCTCCCCGTGGCGGTACGTCTACCTGGCCGGGCTGCTCGCCTTCTACGGCGGGATCCTGGTGTACTCCAGGACCTTCACCGACGTCGGTCACTTCACCTCGGTGCTGCTCGGCCTGGCCTGCTACCCGCTGGTCCCCGGCTGCCGGAGGCGCGGCTACCACTGGGACCCGGTCGACTCGGCGCGCCGCCTCCGCGCCGGCTGGCGCGCCCGCCGCCAGCGCGCCAGCCATCAGCGCACCCGGCCCCGCAGCACCACGGCCTGAGGGTCCGTCAACACCCGTACGTCGTCCCGCGGATCGGCCCCGTAGACGACCAGGTCGGCGGAGGCCCCCTCCTCGATGCCGGGGCGCCCCAGCCACTCCCGCGCGCTCCAGGTGGCCGCGGAGATCGCCGCCAGCGGCGGCAGCCCCGCCCGGACCAGCTCGCCGACCTCCTCCCCGGCCAGGCCGTGCGCCAGCGAACCGCCCGCGTCGGTCCCCACGAAGACCGGGATCCCCGCCTCGTAGGCCGCCGCCACGGTCGCGTACCGCCGCTCGTAGAGCCGCCGCATATGGTCCGCGTAGGCCGGGAACCGGGCCTCGCCCTGGGCCGCGATGTCTGGGAAGGTCAGGATGTTGACCAGGGTCGGGACGATCGCCACGCCCCGCTCGGCGAAGAGCGGGATGGTCTCCTCGGTCAGCCCGGTGGCGTGCTCGATGCAGTCGATGCCCGCCTCGACCAGGTCGGCGAGCGAGTTCTCGGCGAAGCAGTGGGCGGTGACCCGGGCGCCCTCCTCGTGGGCGGCCGAGATCGCCGCCCGCACGGCCTCCAGCGGCCAGCACGGGCCCAGATCGCCGACCTCCCGGTCGATCCAGTCCCCCACCAGCTTCACCCAGCCGTCCCCGCGCCGGGCCTCCTGCCGGACGTAGCCGACCAGCTCGTCCGGCTCGATCTCGTGGGCGAAGTCCCGGATGTAGCGCTTGGTCCGGGCGATGTGCCGGCCGGCCCGGATGATCCGGGGCAGGTCCTCGCGGTCGTCCACCCAGCGGGTGTCGGTGGGCGCCCCGGCGTCCCGGATCAGCAGGGTGCCGGCGTCCCGGTCGGTGAGCGCCTGCTTCTCCGCGGTCTCCGCGTCCACCGGGCCGCGCGCGCCGAGCCCGACGTGGCAGTGGGCGTCGACCAGCCCCGGCAGCACCCAGCCCTCGACGGTCTGCACGTCCAGCCCGGCCCCGACGGGCCGGCTGAACGTCACCTTCCCGTCCACGACCCAGAGTTCGTCCCGCACCTGGTCCGGATCCGGCCCGAGGAGTATCCGCCCCCGGACCCGCAGCACCTCACCGCTCACTCCGCACCCTCCGTCTTCCCGCCTGCGCCCGCCGCGCCCGCGCCCGCGCCCGGGCCCGCCGACGCTCCACCCGCACTAACCGCGCTACCCGCGCTACCCGCGCTACCCGCACTA contains the following coding sequences:
- a CDS encoding uracil-DNA glycosylase, which produces MAGRPLNEIVEAGWARALAPVAGRITLMGDFLRAEIAAGRTYLPSGQNVLRAFQQPFDEVRVLIVGQDPYPTPGHAVGLSFSVAPEVRPLPPSLVNIYTEYQRDLGYPAPLNGDLTPWTKQGVLLLNRALTTAPRKPAAHRGKGWEEVTEQAIRALAARGTPLVAVLWGRDARNLRPLLADYPAIESAHPSPMSADRGFFGSRPFTRTNDLLARQGAQPVDWRLPVTADDRGVVREG
- a CDS encoding rhomboid-like protein codes for the protein MGPRPGPGPRPGATARGATAAASAPGAPLRTRAPFGVRAARALRSARRYVRRAPGTFLWLAILAVTTAIMHSMAPDALEDFLRQRSTNLHQLETDPVRVLFVSALWIAGRIWLPYFFLYNLFHVPAERWLGTARWLAVAVIAHVGATYASQGVLYWAIQHGHAPASAANTLDVGVSYALAGVQGVLVYLIVSPWRYVYLAGLLAFYGGILVYSRTFTDVGHFTSVLLGLACYPLVPGCRRRGYHWDPVDSARRLRAGWRARRQRASHQRTRPRSTTA
- a CDS encoding amidohydrolase family protein gives rise to the protein MLRVRGRILLGPDPDQVRDELWVVDGKVTFSRPVGAGLDVQTVEGWVLPGLVDAHCHVGLGARGPVDAETAEKQALTDRDAGTLLIRDAGAPTDTRWVDDREDLPRIIRAGRHIARTKRYIRDFAHEIEPDELVGYVRQEARRGDGWVKLVGDWIDREVGDLGPCWPLEAVRAAISAAHEEGARVTAHCFAENSLADLVEAGIDCIEHATGLTEETIPLFAERGVAIVPTLVNILTFPDIAAQGEARFPAYADHMRRLYERRYATVAAAYEAGIPVFVGTDAGGSLAHGLAGEEVGELVRAGLPPLAAISAATWSAREWLGRPGIEEGASADLVVYGADPRDDVRVLTDPQAVVLRGRVR